One Chloroflexota bacterium genomic window, GCGCACCTCCCCTAAGAATCTCGCCCCCTCCCAACGAAGTTGGGAAGGGGTCGGGGGGGAGGGCAGCGCCACTTTTTCGGCGGGCCAGCTTGCGTGACAAGCGCCTGAGAGCCAGCGCATCGCAAGCGGCATTGGAAAGTACCCGTACAAAGCCAAATTGAGAATTGCTGGACCCCACCGGCCAAAGTCACCGCTCGGCTCGGACCCGGTGAGTACAAGCCCGATACCGCGTATGCGCGCGTTGAAGACCTGCCCAAGCCGGTGCTCATCGCCATTGATCGCAACGCCAAGCAATGTACCTGCCCGCACTGCGGCTACGCCGCCCGGCGCAACCGGCACTACAGCGGCAGTTGCACGATCTGGGTGAGCTGGTGTCCGGTCGGACGCATGAATTGGTGGTCACCTATTCGCAGCATGTCTGTGCCGGCTGTGGCCGCACGTTCAGTATGGATCTGAGCGACCTGGCGCCGGCCAACGCGCGCTACACACACACCGCGTGATCAGCCTCGCGGTGCGCTTCGTGGTTTAGTGGTGGAAGACGGCTTACCCTACCGCGGTGCCAGTTGGCACCTCTGGCGTGATCATCGAGTGTTCGTCCCCTTCGCCACCATCCAGAACTGGGTGGAGGCTGGGGGGGAAAAGGGCGGCTGAACGATGGACGCGCGACTATCTGGACTGGGCGCTGACGGACTTTTCGGGCTATCTGAGCGCCGACGAGCTGTATGACGGTCCGTATTGTATCTTGTCGCTGGTCGACAATCGCACGTTCAAGCGGCTGTACTACCACGTGCTGACGCACAGCCCCACGCAGGCGGATATCATCGCCTTCTTCCAACCGTTTGCGGCCATGGTGCAGGCGCGCCAGTTGAGTGTCAAGGGCATCACGACCGATGGTTCGGCGTTGTATCCGGGCGCGATCCAAGCGGTCTGGGGTGAGCTGCCACATCAGATCTGCGTGTTTCATGTCAGCAAGGACCTGCACCAGGCTGTGGTACGTGCCGTGGCGCAGGTGCGCAAGCAGTTAGCGGCGCGCCAACCCGTGCTCAAGCGCGGCCGGCCCCGCGGCGCGAACCGCACGCGGGCGCAGCAGCGGCAACGCCTGCAGACCAAGATCGGCGACCTGTTTGAGCATCGCCACCTGTTCGTGCAGCGTGAGCTGACGGCCAACGAGCAGGCCACGCTCACGCGCATCACACGCGGCCAGCCGCAGTTGCGCGCGCTGCGTGCGATCTGCGATCAGATCTACCAACTCTTTGATCGCCGCTGCCGGACGGAGACGGCGCGGGCCAAATTGGCCACGTTGCGCAAACGCGTCCAGCGCTTCAAGTCCTTGCGCCAGGTGTTGAAAGGGTTGTTTGCGGCTCCAATCGAAAAAGCGCTGACCTTTCTGGACGATCGACTGATGGGCGCGACGTCGAACGCGGTCGAACGGTCGAATCGGCGCTTCCGCAAGATGCAGCAGACGGTCTACCGCGTGCGCACGGCGGCGCATGTCCGGGCGCGCATTGCGCTGGATCTCTTCCGCGAAGCCGACGCACCACCGCGGACTGCAACGCTCAACCAGCTTCACCAGCAACGGCGGCGGCCATAAACCCTGTGGCGCGCTACAGGGTCGTTTCAACCGCCGTTTTTGTGTCCAGTTTTTGGGGGTCACTACACCTGGTATCCTGTGGAATGTCAGTTCCTCCAGTATGCCAGAAAGTCGCCTAATCGCTTATTTGGAAAGGTATTGGGGTTAAAGCCCCACCCGCCGCTAACTGCTTTACTTGATTGCTCCGGCATGTCAAGTATAATCCTGCCATTGACCGCGCAGTAAGTTGTCGCTGCGCTTGGGAGGTTGCCTATGCTCCTCGCTCCACCGTCCGCGCGTATGCGTCGCATTCAATGGACGCTTCCTGTGGCGCTCGGCATCGTGGCAGTACTATTCGAATTTGGATTGGCGCACTGGGTGCACAATGTCTTCGGTGACGTCGCGTATTTCGGCGTGGACGTCGTTTTCTACGCGACCGTCGTGCCGCTGATTGCGTGGTTGATCACTCGCCGGCTCGCGTCCTGGCTGGAGGCAAAAGAAGGCGCCGAGCAACGAGCCCGCGCGACGGAGCGCCGGCTCGCCTCGATTAGCGCTGCGTCCGCCGACGCGATTCTCGGCCTTGATCCGGATGGACGCATTGGATCGTGGAATCGCGGCGCAGAGATGCTCTTTGGTTTTTCGCCTGCGGAGATTTGCGGACGGCCGCTGGCCGATTTGCTCGGCAGCGGCGATGCCGCGCAAGTCGAATCGCACTGGCTCACGGAGGCGGTGCAATCTGCGGGATTCGTGCGCGGGCACGAAACGACGTGCCAGGATGCCGCTCAACATCAAGTGGCCGTGGAACTGACCGCCACGCGCTTGACGGACGATGCGGGAAACCCGCTCGGCATGTCCGTCATCCTGCGCGATGTCAGCGAGCGCAAACGCCGCACCGAAGATATCCAGCGGCTCAACGACAGTCTGAGCGCACAGGTTGCTGCCCGCACGCGTGAACTCGCGGAGAAGGTCGAAGAACTCGCGCGCGCGAATGTCGAATTGCAGGAACTCGACCAGATGCGCTCCGATTTTGTCTCTCTCCTCGCACACCAACTGCGCGCCCCGCTGGCCAATATGGCCGGCGCCGTCGAACGCATCCAAACAGACTGCGGGGCGATGAACCCCACCTGCACGCGCATGGTGGCGATTCTGAACCAGCAAACTCAGCGGCTCGACCGGCTGGCGCGCGAGGTGCTCAGCGCGGCGGCCATCGAATCGGGCCAGCTCGCCTTGCATCCCGAACCCGTTTCCGTGCTGCCGATTGTTCAGCAAGTCGCCGAACAAATGCGCACACGCGGACGGGCGTTCCGCCTGCCGACCAAGCCCGGACTGCCGCTCGTCTTCGCCGATCGCGACCGCGTCGCCGAGGTGCTTGCCAACTTGTGCGATAACGCGGACAAGTACTCGCCGCCGGGCAACGACGTGCTGATCGAGGCGCGTGCGGACGAAACACACGTCACGCTCAGCGTGCGCGATCTCGGTCCCGGCGTGCCGCCGCACGCGCTGGAACGCATTTTCGACAAATTTTACCGTACTGACAGCAGCGACGCGCAGCCCGTCTATGGATACGGCCTCGGCCTCTACATCTGCCGCCGCCTGGTTGACGCGCAGGGCGGGCACATCTGGGCGGAGAATCATCCCGACGGCGGCGCCGTCTTCTCGTTCACACTGCCCGCCGCGAGGTGAGCATGCAGACGCTCCTCCTGATTGACGACGACCCCGTCCTGCGTGAACTGTTGTCCAGCCAGTTGCAGGCGGCGGGTTATCGCGTGCAGGCGGCTCCCGATGGACCCACCGGGCTGATACTCGCCGCCGAAGCCAGTCCTGACCTTGTCGTGTTGGACGTGATGATGCCCGGCATGGACGGCTGGGAAGTGTGCCGGCGGCTGCGCGAGAAATCGCCCGCGGCGGTCATCATGCTCACCGCGAAAGGCACAGAGATCGACAAGCTGCGCGGCTTTCGCCTCGGCGTAGACGACTATGTGACCAAGCCGTTCTCCTTCGCGGAACTGATGGCGCGCGTTGGCGCCGTCCTGGCGCGCGTTGAGCGTGGACGCCGCCCGACCCATCGCCTGACGAGCGGCGATTTGACGATTGATTTCGACCAGCGGCGCGTGAGCGTCGCCGGGCGCGCCGTCGAACTCACGCCGACGGAGTATCGCCTGCTCGAATTGCTCGCGCACCATGCGAAGCGCCCCGTGCCGAGCGAGACGCTCCTCGAACAGGTGTGGGGGGCGGAGTATGCCGGCGAAATCGAGCACGTCAAGCATTTTATCTGGACGCTGCGCAAGAAGATCGAAGCCGATCCGGGCGACCCCAAACATCTCATCACCGAGCGGGGGTTCGGCTATCGGTTAGAATAACCTCCACCGTCTTCACATTGTTCCTAC contains:
- a CDS encoding response regulator transcription factor; protein product: MQTLLLIDDDPVLRELLSSQLQAAGYRVQAAPDGPTGLILAAEASPDLVVLDVMMPGMDGWEVCRRLREKSPAAVIMLTAKGTEIDKLRGFRLGVDDYVTKPFSFAELMARVGAVLARVERGRRPTHRLTSGDLTIDFDQRRVSVAGRAVELTPTEYRLLELLAHHAKRPVPSETLLEQVWGAEYAGEIEHVKHFIWTLRKKIEADPGDPKHLITERGFGYRLE
- a CDS encoding transposase, yielding MSLVDNRTFKRLYYHVLTHSPTQADIIAFFQPFAAMVQARQLSVKGITTDGSALYPGAIQAVWGELPHQICVFHVSKDLHQAVVRAVAQVRKQLAARQPVLKRGRPRGANRTRAQQRQRLQTKIGDLFEHRHLFVQRELTANEQATLTRITRGQPQLRALRAICDQIYQLFDRRCRTETARAKLATLRKRVQRFKSLRQVLKGLFAAPIEKALTFLDDRLMGATSNAVERSNRRFRKMQQTVYRVRTAAHVRARIALDLFREADAPPRTATLNQLHQQRRRP
- a CDS encoding PAS domain S-box protein translates to MLLAPPSARMRRIQWTLPVALGIVAVLFEFGLAHWVHNVFGDVAYFGVDVVFYATVVPLIAWLITRRLASWLEAKEGAEQRARATERRLASISAASADAILGLDPDGRIGSWNRGAEMLFGFSPAEICGRPLADLLGSGDAAQVESHWLTEAVQSAGFVRGHETTCQDAAQHQVAVELTATRLTDDAGNPLGMSVILRDVSERKRRTEDIQRLNDSLSAQVAARTRELAEKVEELARANVELQELDQMRSDFVSLLAHQLRAPLANMAGAVERIQTDCGAMNPTCTRMVAILNQQTQRLDRLAREVLSAAAIESGQLALHPEPVSVLPIVQQVAEQMRTRGRAFRLPTKPGLPLVFADRDRVAEVLANLCDNADKYSPPGNDVLIEARADETHVTLSVRDLGPGVPPHALERIFDKFYRTDSSDAQPVYGYGLGLYICRRLVDAQGGHIWAENHPDGGAVFSFTLPAAR